The sequence CTGTCGTCATGTCGTACGGTACGGCTTCATCGTCACCGATGAAATTCGGGTCGTCGCGGCGTGTGTAGTTCTCCATGGGAATTCCTCCTTTGGTAGTACTAGCTATTCTATTTGCTCCACCAATTAGTTATTCGGTATAATCTGGTTTAGGTATACATAGAGGAGGCACAACGACAACATGAAACTCAAAAAACGCGGGATGCTCGCTCTCTTGCTCACACTCACCCTGTCACTCATCACGGCAGGTTGCGGCCAATCCAACGCTCCCACACCCGCACCATCTACTTCTGAGGGTGTCGCCAAGGAAATTTCCGTCGGGCTCATTCCGGCTGAAGCGAAGGTCTCAGACCAAGCGATGGAGAAGTTCCGTACATACCTCGCGCAACAAACCGGGTCCACGATCAAGATGGGCACCTACCCGGACTACAACGGCGTCGTGGAAGCGATGAACGCCGGCAAATTGGACATGGCGTTCCTCGGTCCGCTGACCTACGTCATCGCCAACCACAAAGGCGGCGCACGCGCCATCGCGGCCAAAACCGCCAAGGGAGTTCCGTACTACTACTCCTACATCCTCGTTCACAAGGATGCTCCGTACAACACGCTCGACGATCTCTTGAAAGACCCGAAAAGCGTCGATTTCGCATTCGGCGACATCAACTCCACCTCCGGTTCCTTGGTGCCGGGCGTCGAATTGAAAAAACGCGGCGTCTTCCGCTCCAAGGACGACTCCGACTTCAAGAGCGTCGTCTACACCGGCGCCCACGACGTCACCGCCCTCTCGATCCAGAACAAAAAAGTCACCGCCGGTGCCATCGACTCTGCGTACTACGACAAACTGGTCGAGCAGAAAAAAGTCGACGAAACGCAATTCAAGAAGATCTGGCAATCGGACAAGCTGTTCCAATACCCGTTTGCCGTCTCCAAATCGGTCAACGACGCGACTGCGCAAAAGCTCCAAGACGCGCTCGTCAACATGAAGGACAAGGAAATTCTCGACGCGTTCGCAGCCGACGGTTTCGTCAAAGCAGAAGACAAGGACTACGCTGCCATTCGCTCCGTTGCGGAAGCAGACGGTCGTTTGAAGTAAGGTGACTCCGCATGTCTTCTAAACCCTCCTCGCGAGGTTGGCGCTGGTTGCTCTGGCCCGCCCTGCTCGCGTTGCTGATCTGGAGCATGATCGCGACGGGAACCGACCTCTCCCAGTTGCTGAACCTCGGGAGCACGTTTTCCTTCATCCGCGAGAACTGGTTGCCTCCGAACTGGTCGGTATTGGGCAAAGCACTGTCCAATTCTTGGCTTACGCTTCAGATTGCGTTCGTCGGCACCACGTTCGGCTTGTTGATCGGGCTGCTGCTCAGTTTCATCGCCGCACGCACGACGCCGGTACCACGCTTCGTCCACACCGGGTTGCGGACGCTTCTCAGCTTCATCCGATCGGTGCCGGAGATCGTCTGGGGCTTGCTGTTCGTCCCGACATTCGGGCTCGGGCCGTTTGCGGGGGTCGCCGC comes from Tumebacillus amylolyticus and encodes:
- the phnD gene encoding phosphate/phosphite/phosphonate ABC transporter substrate-binding protein, which codes for MKLKKRGMLALLLTLTLSLITAGCGQSNAPTPAPSTSEGVAKEISVGLIPAEAKVSDQAMEKFRTYLAQQTGSTIKMGTYPDYNGVVEAMNAGKLDMAFLGPLTYVIANHKGGARAIAAKTAKGVPYYYSYILVHKDAPYNTLDDLLKDPKSVDFAFGDINSTSGSLVPGVELKKRGVFRSKDDSDFKSVVYTGAHDVTALSIQNKKVTAGAIDSAYYDKLVEQKKVDETQFKKIWQSDKLFQYPFAVSKSVNDATAQKLQDALVNMKDKEILDAFAADGFVKAEDKDYAAIRSVAEADGRLK
- the phnE gene encoding phosphonate ABC transporter, permease protein PhnE, producing MSSKPSSRGWRWLLWPALLALLIWSMIATGTDLSQLLNLGSTFSFIRENWLPPNWSVLGKALSNSWLTLQIAFVGTTFGLLIGLLLSFIAARTTPVPRFVHTGLRTLLSFIRSVPEIVWGLLFVPTFGLGPFAGVAAIWLHNIGVLGKLIAELIEASDKGPQEAIIATGGNRLHVLRFAVLPDILPNIYSQYFYRLEVAIRTSLVLGFIGAGGLGNMLFLDFKVFDYQAVAVEVLVIMLLVIIIDTLGGYVRKRTI